The Mycobacteriales bacterium nucleotide sequence CGCGACGACGATGTAGGGGACGCCGACCTGGCGGGCCAGGAGCACGTGCTCCTTGGTCTGCGGCATCGGGCCGTCGGTGGCGGCGACCACGAGGATCGCGCCGTCCATCTGGGCCGCACCGGTGATCATGTTCTTGATGTAGTCGGCGTGACCGGGGCAGTCGACGTGCGCGTAGTGGCGCGACTCGGTCTGGTACTCGACGTGCGCGATCGAGATCGTGATGCCGCGCTGACGCTCCTCAGGAGCCTTGTCGATCTGGTCGAACGCCGAGGCCTCGTTGAGGTTCGGGTACTTGTCGTGCAGCACCTTGGTGATGGCAGCGGTCAGCGTGGTCTTGCCATGGTCGATGTGACCGATGGTGCCGATGTTGACGTGCGGCTTGGTGCGCTCGAACTTGGCCTTGGCCATCTGGCCTGTCTCCTTAGTGCGTGGTTGTCGTACGGGGCGGTGGTGCGGACGTGCTGTTCCGGGTTACTCGCCCCGGACCTTCGCGATGATCTCCTTGGCGACGTTCGCGGGAACCTCGGCGTAGGAGTCGAACTGCATGGAGTAGCTGGCCCGGCCGGAGGTCTTCGACCGCAGGTCGCCGACGTAGCCGAACATCTCGGAGAGCGGCACCAGGGCCTTGACGATGCGCAGCCCGCCGCGCTCGTCCATCGCCTGGATCATGCCGCGGCGGCTGTTGAGGTCACCGATGACGTCGCCCATGTTGTCCTCGGGCGTGGTGACCTCGACGGCCATCATCGGCTCCATGAGGGCCGGGTCCGCCTTGCGGGCGGCCTCCTTGAAGCCCATGGAACCGGCGATCTTGAACGCGAGCTCGGAGGAGTCGACCTCGTGGTAGCCGCCGTCCATCAGGGTGACCCTGACGTTGGTCAGCGGGTAGCCGGCGAGGATGCCGTGCGTCATCGCCTCCTGGCAGCCGGCGTCGACCGCGGGGATGTACTCCTTGGGCACGCGGCCACCGGTGACGGTGTTCACGAAGGCGTACGTCGGGATCGCGCCCGTGTCGTCCGGCTCGGTGATCGGCTCGACCTTGATCTGGATCTTGGCGAACTGGCCGGTGCCGCCGGTCTGCTTCTTGTGGGTGTAGTCGTGGCGCTCGACGGTCTTGCGGAGCGTCTCGCGGTAGGCGACCTGCGGCTTGCCGACGTTGGCCTCGACCTTGAACTCGCGCTTCATGCGGTCCACGAGGATGTCGAGGTGGAGCTCGCCCATGCCGGCGATGATGGTCTGGCCGGTCTCCTCGTCGGTGTGGACCTTGAACGTCGGGTCCTCCTCGGCGAGGCGCTGGATCGCGGTGCCGAGCTTCTCCTGGTCGCCCTTGGTCTTCGGCTCGATGGCGACCGAGATGACCGGGTCCGGGAAGCTCATGGACTCGAGCACGACGGGGGCGTCGGAGTCGCAGAGGGTGTCGCCGGTCGTCGTGCCCTTGAGCCCGATGACGGCGCAGATGTCGCCGGCCTTGACCTCGCTGATGTCCTCGCGCGAGTTGGCGTGCATCTGGATGAGGCGGCCGATCTTCTCCTTGCGCTCCTTGGTGGAGTTGATGACCGACTGGTTGCTGGTCAGCGTGCCGGAGTAGACGCGGACGTAGGTGAGGCGGCCGACGTGCGGGTCGGTCTGGATCTTGAAGGCCAGCGCGGAGAACGGCGCGTCGAACTCGGGCTCGCGCGACTCCTCGACGCTCGGGTCCTTGACGGAGTGGCCGGTCACGGCGCCGATGTCGAGCGGCGACGGGAGGTAGTCGACGACGGCGTCGAGCATGGGCTGCACGCCCTTGTTCTTGAACGCCGACCCGCACAGCACCGCGGTGACCGTGTGCTCCTTGGTGGAGGACAGGATCGCGCGGCGGATGCCGGCCTTGATGTCGGCGGTCGTGAGCTCCTCGCCCTCGAGGTACTTCTCCATGACCGCGTCGTCGACCTCGGCCAGGGTCTCGAGCAGCTTGGCGCGCCACTCGGCGGCCTGCTCGGCGAACTCGGCGGGGATCTCGACGACGTCGAAGACGTCGCCCTTGGCGGTCTTGTCGTCGTTGGCCCAGAGCAGGCCCTTCATGATCACCAGGTCGATGACGCCGGTGAAGTCGCCCTCGCCGCCCCACGGCAGCTGGAGGACCAGCGGGGTCGCGTTGAGGCGGTCGATGATCATCTCGACCGTGCGGTAGAAGTTCGCGCCGGTGCGGTCCATCTTGTTGACGAAGCAGATCCGCGGGACGGAGTACTTGTCGGCCTGGCGCCACACCGTCTCGGACTGCGGCTCGACGCCGGCGACCGAGTCGAAGACCGCGACCGCGCCGTCGAGGACGCGCAGGGAGCGCTCGACCTCGACGGTGAAGTCGACGTGGCCCGGGGTGTCGATGATGTTGATGCGGTGGCCGTCCCAGGTGCAGGTCGTCGCGGCCGACGTGATCGTGATGCCGCGCTCCTGCTCCTGCTCCATCCAGTCCATCGTGGCGGCGCCGTCGTGGACCTCGCCGATCTTGTACGCCTTGCCGGTGTAGTAGAGGACGCGCTCGGTCGTGGTCGTCTTGCCCGCGTCGATGTGCGCCATGATCCCGATGTTGCGGGTCTTGGCGAGGATCGCGTTGCTGGCCACTGCGGCTTCTCTTCTTCCTGGATGGTCGTACGGGTCAGGTCTGGGGACGTGCGGTGCTGGAGCTGCGGGCTACCAGCGGTAGTGCGCGAAGGCCTTGTTGGACTCGGCCATCTTGTGGGTGTCCTCGCGGCGCTTGACGCTCGCGCCGAGGCCGTTGCTCGCGTCGAGCAGCTCGTTCATGAGGCGCTCGGTCATCGTCTTCTCGCGACGGGCGCGGGAGTACTGGATGAGCCAGCGCAGCGCGAGGGTGTTGCTGCGGCCCGCGCGGACCTCGATCGGCACCTGGTAGGTCGCACCACCGACGCGGCGGCTGCGGACCTCGAGGGTCGGCTTGACGTTGTCGAGCGCGCGCTTGAGCGTGATCACCGGGTCGGTGTCGGTCTTCACCCGGCAGCCCTCGAGGGCGCCGTAGACGATCCGCTCGGCGACGGAGCGCTTGCCGCCGATGAGGACCTTGTTGATGAGGCTCGTGACGAGCGGCGAGCCGTAGACCGGGTCGGTGACGACCGGGTGCTTCGGGGCAGGACCCTTGCGAGGCACTAGCTCTTCTCCTTCTTCGCGCCGTAGCGGCTGCGCGCCTGCTTGCGGTTGCGGACGCCCTGGGTGTCAAGGGAGCCGCGGATGATCTTGTAGCGCACGCCGGGGAGGTCCTTCACGCGACCGCCGCGGACGAGCACGATGGAGTGCTCCTGCAGGTTGTGGCCGACACCGGGGATGTAGGCCGTGACCTCGACACCGCTGGTGAGGCGCACGCGGGCGACCTTGCGCAGGGCGGAGTTCGGCTTCTTCGGCGTCGTCGTGTAGACGCGCGTGCAGACGCCACGACGCTGCGGGCTCCCCTTGAGGGCCGGCGTCTTGGTCTTCTCGACCTTGTCCTGCCGGCCCTTGCGGACCAGCTGCTGGATCGTGGGCAACGCGTCTCCTGCTCGTGCGCTTGTGGCGTGTCTGACGTGGTGACGTGCGGGTCCTGCTGGTGTACTCCGCCCCACGCGGTCGGGCGTGTCGCCCTGCTCGCGCACCTGCGCGCCGGAGCGCGCGGGGATGGGGGGTGCCGGTCGTGCTGGCGGGTCGTGCTGGTGGTGCCGGGCCGACCTGGGGCCTGTCCCGGAGCCTTCCGGCGTCCCTCCGACCACGAGAACGGTCGATGGACGTGCGGAGCGGGGCCTGGGTCACCCCAGGCACAAGTGGAGACCTTACCCCCCGTTCGGAGCAGGGTCAAAGTCGGAGCCGTCACATCCCGGCGCGTCCACTCGACACGCGGGACGAACCCGGCCGGACCACGCTACCCGTGTCGTGCGCGAGGCTGGTCGGGTGCCGGACCAGCCCCACGACGACCAGACCGGCGTACGCCGGGGGGCGCCGCTCGCGGTCGTCGTCGTGCCCGCCGGCCTGGGCCTCGCCGACGGGCAGCGGGCCTGGTCCCTCGCCGGTGACCCGGCCGCACTGGTGGCCGGGCTCGAGGAGTCGGCCGCACCGCGCTGGACCTGGTGGGAGGCGGCCACGACCGCCCCGATCCTCGTCGCGGGCGGGGTGCGCCCGCGGGCCTGCTGGGACGTCGGGGCCGTCCACCGACTGCTGCACGGCGGACGGCGCGGCGACGCCGGCGCTGCCTGGGCAGCGGTGCGCGGGCTGCCCGCTCCCCCGCTGCCGGCCCGCGAGCTCGACCTGCTCGACCTGTCCGACACCCCGGACGACCCGGTCGCGCCCGACGGACAGCTGTCCCGCGAGTGGACCGGGCCGTGGGCGGAGACCGACCCCGCGCGGCTGCTCGGCCGCGCGCAGCGGTGGGCGGCGCTGCTCGCCGACGTGCAGCGGGCGCAGGAGCAGGCCCTGCTCGCGCTGCCCGACCCACGGGCGAGCCCTTCCGGCGTACCCCTTGCCGTGCTCACGGCCTGGGCGGAGTCGGCGGCCGCCCTGCTCGCCGTCGAGCTCGCCCGCGACGGCCTGCCGCTGGACCGCGCGGCGCTGACGGCCCTGCTCGACGAGCTCGTCGGGCCGGCCGGTGACGAGATGGGCGCGCGGGAGCGGCGTGACGCCGAGGTGCTGCGGCACTTCCCGGCGGTGTGCGACCTGCGCAACCCGGCGGCCGTGCGCGAGCTGCTGCGGCTGGTGGGCGTCGACGTGCCCGACACCCGCTCGTGGCGGCTCGAGCAGCACCGCCCCGTGCCCGGCGTGGCCGCACTGCTGCACTGGCGGCGGGTCGAGCGGGTCGCGACGACCTACGGGTGGTCGTGGCTCGACCGCCACGTCGGGCCCGACGACCGGCTGCGCGGCGAGTGGGAGGCCGCCGACGGGG carries:
- the fusA gene encoding elongation factor G; translated protein: MASNAILAKTRNIGIMAHIDAGKTTTTERVLYYTGKAYKIGEVHDGAATMDWMEQEQERGITITSAATTCTWDGHRINIIDTPGHVDFTVEVERSLRVLDGAVAVFDSVAGVEPQSETVWRQADKYSVPRICFVNKMDRTGANFYRTVEMIIDRLNATPLVLQLPWGGEGDFTGVIDLVIMKGLLWANDDKTAKGDVFDVVEIPAEFAEQAAEWRAKLLETLAEVDDAVMEKYLEGEELTTADIKAGIRRAILSSTKEHTVTAVLCGSAFKNKGVQPMLDAVVDYLPSPLDIGAVTGHSVKDPSVEESREPEFDAPFSALAFKIQTDPHVGRLTYVRVYSGTLTSNQSVINSTKERKEKIGRLIQMHANSREDISEVKAGDICAVIGLKGTTTGDTLCDSDAPVVLESMSFPDPVISVAIEPKTKGDQEKLGTAIQRLAEEDPTFKVHTDEETGQTIIAGMGELHLDILVDRMKREFKVEANVGKPQVAYRETLRKTVERHDYTHKKQTGGTGQFAKIQIKVEPITEPDDTGAIPTYAFVNTVTGGRVPKEYIPAVDAGCQEAMTHGILAGYPLTNVRVTLMDGGYHEVDSSELAFKIAGSMGFKEAARKADPALMEPMMAVEVTTPEDNMGDVIGDLNSRRGMIQAMDERGGLRIVKALVPLSEMFGYVGDLRSKTSGRASYSMQFDSYAEVPANVAKEIIAKVRGE
- the rpsG gene encoding 30S ribosomal protein S7; the protein is MPRKGPAPKHPVVTDPVYGSPLVTSLINKVLIGGKRSVAERIVYGALEGCRVKTDTDPVITLKRALDNVKPTLEVRSRRVGGATYQVPIEVRAGRSNTLALRWLIQYSRARREKTMTERLMNELLDASNGLGASVKRREDTHKMAESNKAFAHYRW
- the rpsL gene encoding 30S ribosomal protein S12 encodes the protein MPTIQQLVRKGRQDKVEKTKTPALKGSPQRRGVCTRVYTTTPKKPNSALRKVARVRLTSGVEVTAYIPGVGHNLQEHSIVLVRGGRVKDLPGVRYKIIRGSLDTQGVRNRKQARSRYGAKKEKS
- a CDS encoding DNA polymerase, which encodes MPDQPHDDQTGVRRGAPLAVVVVPAGLGLADGQRAWSLAGDPAALVAGLEESAAPRWTWWEAATTAPILVAGGVRPRACWDVGAVHRLLHGGRRGDAGAAWAAVRGLPAPPLPARELDLLDLSDTPDDPVAPDGQLSREWTGPWAETDPARLLGRAQRWAALLADVQRAQEQALLALPDPRASPSGVPLAVLTAWAESAAALLAVELARDGLPLDRAALTALLDELVGPAGDEMGARERRDAEVLRHFPAVCDLRNPAAVRELLRLVGVDVPDTRSWRLEQHRPVPGVAALLHWRRVERVATTYGWSWLDRHVGPDDRLRGEWEAADGGAGRMTASAGLHNLPADLRVAVAAEPGHVLVRADLGQVEPRVLAAVSGDAAFAAAARQDDLYSPVAAALGVDRPTAKVAVLAAMYGQVSGAAGEALRGLDRAYPVAMAYLRAAEASGRDRRDLRTHGGRRLLLDWDGDPAGRGRYARNAVVQGAAAELFKAWAATVRAGLRPLGGTVVLCLHDELLLHVPAPAAEPAAALLRTALDGVASWWAPGSGVRFVADVSVLTRWSDAKP